A genomic stretch from Candidatus Bathyarchaeota archaeon includes:
- a CDS encoding PqqD family peptide modification chaperone — MSRDVLDYVAVRNPELEWGYEPTGEMSVIVRRRGLLGSRAKKYVFDEIGSYVLRLLDGRRTLREVAYMLASTKGMNLEEAEQALIKYVNRLKERGLISLLPHKAVKTCRSCGAEIPSDAFYCPYCGAKQS; from the coding sequence TTGAGCAGGGATGTCCTCGACTACGTAGCGGTTAGAAACCCTGAATTGGAGTGGGGCTATGAGCCTACCGGAGAAATGAGTGTGATCGTTAGGAGAAGAGGGCTTCTAGGCTCTAGGGCTAAAAAGTATGTTTTCGACGAGATAGGCTCTTACGTTTTGAGGCTTCTAGACGGTAGGCGAACCCTTAGGGAGGTCGCGTATATGTTGGCTTCTACTAAGGGTATGAACCTTGAAGAGGCTGAACAGGCGCTGATTAAATACGTTAATAGGCTTAAGGAGCGTGGGTTAATCTCCCTTTTACCGCATAAAGCGGTTAAAACCTGTAGGAGCTGTGGGGCTGAGATACCGTCTGACGCGTTCTACTGCCCATACTGCGGTGCGAAACAGTCTTAG